A window of Trichoderma atroviride chromosome 3, complete sequence contains these coding sequences:
- a CDS encoding uncharacterized protein (BUSCO:EOG092D3WPA), with protein sequence METANGTTAELNGSTQNENGEYKLRFCTVCASNNNRSMEAHLRLSQANYPVISFGTGSLVRLPGPTITQPNVYQFNKTSYDSMYKELEAKDSRLYRNNGILNMLGRNRGVKWGPERWQDWPVGVPRLQHSSDKGSEGVEGGVVDVVFTCEERCWDAVIDDLLNRGSPLNRPVHVINIDIKDNHEEAAVGGQGILDLANSLNAAAEEERGAIGPAAFDSGSASARASFDERVPEIIGAWQERWPNLPSTWTLAWF encoded by the exons ATGGAGACTGCGAATGGTACGACAGCGGAGCTGAATGGCTCGACACAAAATGAGAATGGAGAGTACAAGCTCAGATTCTGCACTGTCTGCGcaagcaacaacaacag ATCCATGGAAGCTCATCTCCGACTCTCGCAAGCCAATTACCCTGTAATCTCCTTTGGCACCGGCTCTCTCGTCCGGCTACCGGGCCCGACAATCACCCAGCCAAACGTGTATCAGTTCAACAAGACATCGTACGATAGCATGTACAAAGAATTAGAGGCCAAAGACTCTAGACTGTATCGGAACAATGGCATTCTGAACATGCTAGGAAGAAATAGAGGCGTTAAATGGGGTCCTGAGCGTTGGCAAGATTGGCCTGTCGGGGTTCCAAGACTGCAACACTCCAGTGACAAGGGCAGCGAGGGCGTGGAAGGCGGTGTCGTGGACGTAGTTTTCACCTGTGAAGAGCGGTGCTGGGATGCCGTCATTGACGATCTTCTAAACCGTGGCTCTCCGTTGAATCGCCCGGTACATGTGATCAACATTGACATCAAAGATAACCACGAGGAGGCTGCCGTCGGTGGGCAGGGCATCCTCGATCTTGCCAACTCtctcaatgctgctgccgaaGAGGAGCGAGGCGCGATAGGCCCGGCCGCTTTTGACAGCGGGAGTGCGTCTGCTCGAGCGAGCTTTGACGAGCGAGTTCCAGAGATTATTGGCGCCTGGCAAGAACGCTGGCCTAATCTACCATCGACCTGGACTCTGGCGTGGTTTTAA